The Sporomusa termitida genome has a window encoding:
- the amrS gene encoding AmmeMemoRadiSam system radical SAM enzyme translates to MREALYYRQDDKGIACSLCPQGCILSEGQTGLCRVRQNTGGTLYSLNYGQATAQALDPIEKKPLYHFYPGSRILSLGSWGCNFACRFCQNWPIAHGSPPVTSLLPAAAAALAGRLTGRGNIGVAYTYSEPSVWYEYILDAAGLVQAAGLKNVLVTNGFINPQPLQQLLPYIAAMNIDVKAFNNQFYQQICAGQLEQVKQTVELAARHCHVEVTTLIVPGLNDSAAEISALAEWLAGISPDIPLHLSRYFPNYKLDIPPTPVSTLAQACNIARQALNYVYPGNAGSEGLATYCPGCGCQVIDRLQALSRLNEKNCPRCGRSIPITGEVRF, encoded by the coding sequence GTGCGCGAGGCGCTCTATTACAGGCAGGACGACAAGGGGATTGCCTGCAGCCTGTGCCCGCAAGGCTGCATACTTTCTGAGGGCCAGACCGGCCTTTGCCGGGTACGCCAAAATACCGGCGGTACATTATATAGTCTGAACTATGGCCAGGCGACAGCCCAGGCCCTTGACCCCATCGAAAAAAAACCGCTCTATCACTTTTATCCTGGCAGCCGCATCCTGTCATTGGGGTCCTGGGGCTGTAATTTTGCCTGCCGGTTTTGCCAAAACTGGCCGATCGCCCACGGCAGTCCACCGGTAACCAGCCTGCTGCCCGCGGCGGCGGCGGCACTGGCCGGGCGGCTGACCGGCAGGGGGAATATAGGGGTAGCCTATACCTATTCAGAGCCTAGTGTCTGGTATGAATATATCCTGGATGCCGCCGGTCTGGTACAGGCCGCCGGTCTCAAAAACGTACTGGTTACTAACGGCTTTATCAACCCGCAGCCCTTACAGCAATTGCTGCCATATATTGCGGCCATGAATATTGACGTTAAAGCGTTTAATAATCAATTTTATCAGCAAATATGTGCCGGCCAGCTTGAACAGGTCAAACAGACCGTCGAACTGGCGGCCCGGCACTGCCATGTAGAGGTTACCACCTTGATTGTGCCGGGGCTTAATGACTCGGCCGCCGAGATTAGTGCTTTGGCCGAATGGCTGGCAGGAATTAGTCCGGATATACCACTCCACCTCTCCCGCTATTTTCCCAACTATAAGCTGGACATCCCGCCCACCCCTGTCAGCACCCTGGCGCAGGCCTGCAACATTGCCCGTCAGGCACTTAATTATGTTTATCCCGGCAATGCGGGCAGCGAGGGATTGGCCACCTATTGCCCGGGCTGTGGCTGTCAGGTCATTGACCGCCTGCAGGCGTTGAGCCGGTTAAACGAAAAAAACTGCCCCCGGTGCGGGCGCAGCATACCGATTACCGGCGAAGTCAGGTTTTGA
- the argC gene encoding N-acetyl-gamma-glutamyl-phosphate reductase produces MKISIIGATGYTGAELLRILASHPAAEVLYITSESQPGTAINEIYPHLTRFYSKKLVSLAELEQIAKQSEVLFIGLPHGHAMEVGRKATAANPDIKIIDLGADYRFKDYAVYEQWYKVAHTHKEAQAVYGLTELKRSQVRGASIIGNPGCYTTASILALAPLVQHRLIDLATIIVDAKSGVSGAGRGLNLGAHFTEVFENVKAYNVAGHRHTPEIEAVLGELAGEDLVISFTPHLIPVARGILSTCYATLKQGVTAAAVDKAYNSLYGDEYFIRLLGPGGYPATKNTRGTNFCDLGWHIDQRTGRVVAVAAIDNLVKGAAGQAVQNMNVLFKLEERTGLDNAPLYP; encoded by the coding sequence ATGAAAATAAGCATTATAGGCGCAACCGGTTACACCGGTGCGGAACTTTTGCGAATTTTGGCATCCCATCCGGCGGCGGAAGTGCTTTATATTACCTCCGAAAGCCAGCCGGGTACTGCCATTAATGAAATATATCCTCATCTTACACGATTTTACAGCAAAAAACTAGTGAGTTTGGCTGAACTGGAGCAGATAGCAAAGCAGAGTGAGGTTTTATTTATCGGCTTGCCTCATGGTCATGCCATGGAGGTTGGCCGTAAGGCAACAGCTGCTAATCCGGATATAAAGATTATTGACCTTGGCGCCGATTACCGGTTTAAGGATTATGCTGTATATGAACAGTGGTACAAAGTTGCCCATACCCACAAGGAAGCACAAGCCGTGTATGGGTTGACAGAATTAAAGCGCAGCCAGGTCCGTGGAGCGTCAATTATCGGTAACCCCGGCTGCTACACAACCGCCAGCATCCTGGCACTGGCACCGCTGGTGCAGCACCGGCTGATCGACCTGGCTACCATCATCGTTGATGCCAAATCCGGGGTTTCCGGTGCCGGCCGTGGTTTGAACCTGGGGGCGCATTTCACCGAGGTATTTGAAAACGTCAAGGCTTACAATGTCGCCGGCCACCGGCACACGCCGGAGATTGAGGCGGTGCTGGGCGAACTGGCAGGCGAAGACCTTGTCATTAGCTTTACACCCCACCTGATCCCGGTGGCCAGAGGCATTTTAAGCACTTGTTATGCTACCCTGAAACAAGGAGTTACGGCTGCGGCTGTTGACAAAGCCTACAACTCACTGTATGGTGACGAATATTTTATCAGGCTGTTAGGTCCGGGCGGGTATCCTGCCACTAAAAACACCCGCGGCACCAATTTCTGTGACCTGGGCTGGCATATTGACCAACGAACCGGCCGGGTAGTTGCTGTTGCCGCTATCGATAACCTGGTTAAAGGGGCTGCCGGCCAGGCTGTGCAGAATATGAATGTACTGTTTAAGCTTGAGGAACGGACCGGGCTCGACAACGCGCCCTTATATCCGTAG